One window of Ziziphus jujuba cultivar Dongzao chromosome 5, ASM3175591v1 genomic DNA carries:
- the LOC107409208 gene encoding uncharacterized protein LOC107409208, giving the protein MGAGREVQISLDGVRDKNLMQLKKLNTALFPVRYNDKYYADALASGEFTKLAYYSDICVGSIACRLEKKDGGAIRVYIMTLGVLAPYRGLGIGTRLLNHVLDLCAKQNISEIYLHVQTNNEDAINFYKKFGFEITETIQNYYTNITPPDCYVLTKHITQTQTKK; this is encoded by the exons ATGGGGGCTGGGCGTGAAGTCCAAATCTCGCTGGACGGAGTGAGGGACAAGAACTTGATGCAGCTGAAGAAGCTTAACACTGCTCTCTTCCCCGTTCGCTACAACGACAAATACTACGCCGATGCCCTTGCTTCAGGCGAATTCACCAAGCTAG CATACTACAGTGATATTTGTGTTGGTTCAATTGCATGCCGGCTTGAGAAGAAGGATGGTGGTGCTATCCGTGTCTACATTATGACATTGGGTGTTTTAGCACCATATCGTGGACTTGGAATCG GTACCAGGCTGTTGAACCACGTGCTTGATCTCTGTGCCAAGCAGAACATTTCTGAGATCTATTTGCATGTGCAGACAAATAACGAAGATGCCATAAACTTCTACAAGAAATTTGGGTTTGAAATCACGGAAACTATCCagaattattatactaacattaCCCCTCCAGACTGCTATGTTCTTACCAAGCATATAACACAAACCCAAACGAAGAAATGA